From the Parcubacteria group bacterium genome, one window contains:
- a CDS encoding 50S ribosomal protein L25, translating into MKKVNLKSKTREEVGNGKKLDSFRKNGMIPAVMYGHKIKAQNIWVKYLEFEKAYNEAGESTVIELEIGDKKVNALVHDIQVDPMTGKFSHIDFFQVRMDEKIETNIPLEFIGESPAIKELGGMLVKSLDEIKISCLPADLPSEITVDISKIKTFDDHIKIKDLDISDNVKVLDDEEMTVALVEAPRSEEELASLEEKVEEDVTKVEGVVKETPAEEGEDKKEDKKEKK; encoded by the coding sequence ATGAAAAAAGTTAATCTAAAATCAAAGACAAGAGAAGAAGTTGGCAATGGCAAAAAACTGGATTCTTTTCGAAAGAATGGGATGATTCCCGCAGTGATGTATGGCCACAAGATAAAAGCTCAGAATATCTGGGTAAAATATCTGGAATTTGAAAAAGCCTATAATGAAGCCGGCGAGAGCACGGTGATTGAATTGGAAATCGGAGATAAGAAAGTCAATGCTTTGGTGCATGACATTCAAGTTGATCCAATGACCGGAAAATTTTCTCATATTGATTTTTTCCAGGTCAGGATGGATGAAAAAATAGAAACCAATATCCCGTTGGAATTTATTGGAGAATCTCCTGCCATCAAAGAATTGGGCGGTATGCTGGTAAAAAGTTTGGATGAAATAAAAATCAGCTGTCTACCAGCCGATCTGCCATCCGAAATTACTGTCGATATTTCCAAGATTAAGACTTTCGATGATCACATAAAAATCAAGGATCTTGATATTTCCGACAATGTAAAGGTTTTGGATGATGAAGAAATGACTGTGGCTTTGGTAGAAGCGCCAAGAAGCGAAGAAGAACTGGCTTCTCTTGAAGAAAAGGTTGAAGAAGATGTGACGAAAGTCGAAGGAGTAGTTAAGGAAACTCCGGCGGAAGAAGGAGAAGATAAGAAGGAAGATAAAAAAGAGAAGAAATAA
- a CDS encoding lytic murein transglycosylase gives MIKENKSKILPLIAAIFMVAGFLGYQILAGSNFVLAADSINDIEKDIKKQEDALSKLNQNLNAISSSVYSTQTQIDKTEAMIKEATESINRKKKELDLLSGRMDLQKEVLKNLLQEFYYNQKEPVLYSMLNENDLSKIFSEADHIITLNQKVYDTVEDIKKSKEDVQAQAKEIEEDRLDHEKLLDMKEDQKSILLSDKAETQGDINQKEATLGELNAKLSKLRSNLSGYLGKAYDAKDVEDAAKFASKASGVRKDFILGMLVVESDLGRFTGGCYAKDSRMSGNRLKVFKSICSELDYKWEKRKVSCPPSGYTGTGGAMGVAQFMPDTWMGYKSSIASRTGHNPPDPWNLTDGVMAMGLKLARGGATSKKGECNAAKLYLSGTTSSKYNWYCEKVLYWADNYESKLGS, from the coding sequence GTGATTAAAGAAAACAAAAGTAAAATTCTGCCATTGATTGCAGCAATTTTTATGGTTGCTGGGTTTTTGGGCTATCAGATTTTAGCTGGAAGCAATTTTGTTTTGGCTGCAGATTCCATTAATGATATCGAAAAAGACATTAAGAAACAGGAAGATGCCTTAAGCAAGCTCAACCAAAATCTTAACGCTATCAGTAGCTCAGTTTATTCTACTCAAACTCAAATTGATAAAACCGAAGCAATGATCAAGGAAGCAACGGAAAGCATAAATCGGAAGAAAAAAGAGTTAGATCTTTTGTCAGGAAGAATGGATCTTCAAAAAGAAGTTCTCAAAAATCTTCTTCAAGAATTCTATTACAATCAAAAAGAGCCTGTATTGTATTCTATGCTGAATGAAAATGATCTTTCCAAAATATTCTCCGAAGCTGACCATATCATTACATTGAATCAAAAAGTTTACGATACAGTCGAAGATATTAAAAAGTCGAAAGAAGATGTTCAGGCTCAAGCCAAGGAAATTGAAGAAGATAGGCTGGATCATGAGAAGCTTTTGGATATGAAAGAGGATCAAAAATCCATCCTCTTGTCAGACAAAGCTGAAACTCAAGGAGATATAAATCAAAAAGAGGCTACACTGGGAGAACTCAATGCCAAACTTTCCAAGTTGAGGAGTAACTTGTCGGGATATTTGGGAAAAGCTTATGACGCCAAGGACGTTGAAGACGCAGCCAAGTTTGCTTCCAAAGCTTCAGGAGTCCGCAAGGATTTTATTTTGGGGATGCTAGTAGTTGAGTCTGATCTTGGAAGATTTACCGGAGGATGCTACGCTAAGGACAGCCGAATGAGCGGAAATAGGCTGAAAGTGTTTAAAAGCATTTGCAGCGAATTAGATTACAAATGGGAAAAAAGAAAGGTTTCCTGCCCCCCGAGCGGATATACAGGAACCGGAGGAGCGATGGGAGTGGCGCAGTTTATGCCTGACACTTGGATGGGATACAAAAGCTCAATTGCATCTAGAACCGGACACAACCCTCCTGATCCCTGGAATTTGACTGACGGAGTAATGGCAATGGGGCTGAAGCTTGCCAGAGGCGGGGCGACATCCAAAAAAGGAGAATGCAATGCGGCAAAACTCTATCTTTCCGGAACAACCTCGTCAAAATACAACTGGTATTGCGAGAAAGTTCTCTATTGGGCGGATAACTACGAATCAAAATTAGGAAGTTAA
- the metG gene encoding methionine--tRNA ligase, which produces MKNNFYITTTLAYINADPHIGFAGELIQADALARFHRELGDEVFFNTGTDEHGLKIFRKAEELGMKPQDYCDKLAEGYADLKNLLNLSFDNFIRTTDKKHIEAAQEFWKRCETNGDIYKKNYKVKYCVGCELEKTDSELVDGRCPLHPDQEIECIEEENYFFKFSAYQQKLLDLYEKNPKFVLPKKRFNEIKSFVGMGLEDFSISRMKEKMPWGIEVPGDSDHVIYVWFDALINYITAIGWPKDMENFEKWWPGVQIAGKDNLRQQSAMWQAMLMSAGIPNSKQIFIRGFIVVDGQKMSKSIGNVISPKEMVKKFGIDGTRYLLLSMGGNFGEDSDVSWEKMTEKYNADLANGLGNLVSRVVKLSDGLIDKFKEENFQFRDEFKNWIDTLEFSQAVDHIWNVIREDNKFIEENKPWELAKSDAGKFEEVMKKPIRDLYLVSNLIDPFLPETSEKMKKALETKEPVMLFQRIK; this is translated from the coding sequence ATGAAAAATAATTTTTACATTACCACTACTCTGGCATATATCAATGCGGATCCGCATATTGGATTTGCCGGAGAACTGATTCAAGCGGATGCGTTGGCAAGATTTCATCGCGAACTGGGCGACGAGGTATTTTTTAATACCGGAACAGATGAACATGGGCTCAAAATTTTCCGAAAAGCCGAAGAGCTTGGAATGAAGCCCCAGGATTATTGTGATAAACTGGCAGAAGGTTATGCGGATCTAAAAAATTTGCTTAACCTTTCTTTCGATAATTTCATCCGGACGACCGACAAAAAACACATTGAAGCGGCGCAGGAGTTTTGGAAAAGATGCGAAACGAATGGCGACATCTATAAAAAAAATTACAAAGTGAAATACTGCGTCGGATGCGAGCTGGAAAAGACCGATTCTGAATTGGTGGATGGAAGATGCCCGCTTCATCCGGACCAGGAAATCGAATGTATCGAGGAAGAAAATTATTTCTTCAAATTTTCTGCTTATCAGCAAAAACTCTTGGATTTGTATGAAAAAAATCCGAAATTTGTCCTGCCGAAGAAAAGGTTTAATGAAATTAAAAGTTTTGTGGGAATGGGGCTGGAAGATTTTTCCATTTCCCGGATGAAAGAAAAAATGCCTTGGGGAATCGAAGTTCCTGGTGATTCGGATCATGTAATATATGTTTGGTTTGATGCGCTTATAAATTATATTACAGCTATCGGTTGGCCGAAGGATATGGAAAATTTTGAGAAATGGTGGCCCGGGGTGCAAATTGCCGGAAAAGATAATCTGCGCCAGCAATCAGCAATGTGGCAAGCGATGCTGATGTCAGCCGGAATTCCAAACTCAAAACAAATTTTTATTCGCGGATTTATTGTGGTTGATGGACAAAAGATGAGCAAAAGCATTGGCAATGTTATTTCGCCCAAGGAGATGGTGAAAAAATTTGGAATTGATGGGACGAGATATTTACTTTTAAGTATGGGTGGAAATTTTGGAGAAGACAGCGATGTTAGCTGGGAAAAAATGACTGAAAAATATAATGCTGATTTGGCCAATGGACTTGGAAATTTGGTTTCAAGGGTTGTAAAGCTTAGCGATGGACTAATTGATAAATTCAAGGAAGAAAATTTTCAGTTTCGAGATGAGTTCAAAAATTGGATTGATACGCTGGAATTTAGCCAGGCAGTTGATCACATTTGGAATGTTATCCGGGAGGACAATAAATTCATTGAAGAAAATAAGCCCTGGGAGCTCGCCAAATCGGATGCTGGGAAATTTGAAGAAGTAATGAAAAAACCGATTCGCGATCTCTATCTGGTTTCAAATCTCATTGATCCCTTTCTTCCTGAAACTTCCGAAAAAATGAAAAAAGCGC